One genomic region from Campylobacter concisus encodes:
- a CDS encoding efflux RND transporter periplasmic adaptor subunit yields the protein MKKSKILIILLILGVGGYFIYDKFFKIKDEKVEFITKKAKKGSFSKKVDATGEIFATELVDVGAQVSGQIKKLYVKLGDQVKKGDMIASIDSSTQQNNIDNKEAQLAIYKAQLESAKVALNIAKTQFDRENALFAKNATSKQEFESAKNTFSSNSAKIKELEAQIKQTNIELSTAKINLGYTKITAPRDGIIVSVQVEEGQTVNANQTTPTIVKIADLAYVKMKMQIAEGDITKIKVGTPVEYSILSEPTKKFQTTVSSIDPGLTTLSDGSYGSSSSSKSTSSSTSSNSAVYYYAQSIVENKDKILRIGMTTQNELLIANVKDAIIVPSIGIKKDENGTFVYILKDGKAVKTAVKTGIKDNLDTQIISGVKDGDEIITSQGSASEIAKMIEKENKKF from the coding sequence ATGAAAAAATCTAAAATTTTAATAATCCTGCTTATTTTAGGCGTCGGTGGATACTTTATCTATGATAAATTTTTTAAGATAAAAGATGAAAAGGTGGAGTTTATCACCAAAAAGGCAAAGAAAGGTTCATTTAGCAAAAAAGTCGATGCGACTGGAGAAATTTTCGCTACCGAGCTAGTTGATGTGGGTGCGCAGGTGAGCGGCCAGATAAAAAAGCTCTACGTTAAGCTTGGAGATCAGGTCAAAAAGGGCGATATGATCGCAAGTATCGATAGCTCGACCCAGCAAAATAACATCGATAATAAAGAGGCGCAACTAGCTATCTACAAAGCTCAGCTTGAAAGCGCAAAAGTGGCTCTAAATATCGCTAAAACGCAGTTTGATAGAGAAAATGCACTCTTTGCTAAAAACGCCACTTCAAAGCAAGAATTTGAAAGCGCAAAAAACACTTTTAGCTCAAATAGTGCCAAGATAAAGGAGCTCGAGGCTCAGATCAAGCAGACAAATATCGAGCTAAGCACCGCTAAGATAAATTTAGGCTACACAAAGATCACCGCTCCAAGAGATGGCATAATAGTAAGCGTGCAGGTCGAAGAGGGACAAACCGTAAATGCCAATCAAACTACGCCAACCATCGTAAAGATCGCAGATCTTGCCTATGTCAAGATGAAGATGCAAATAGCCGAGGGCGACATCACAAAGATAAAAGTTGGCACGCCAGTTGAATACTCGATCCTCTCTGAGCCAACGAAAAAATTTCAAACGACGGTTAGCTCAATCGACCCTGGCTTAACGACATTAAGCGATGGTAGCTACGGCTCTAGCAGTAGTAGCAAATCCACAAGCTCAAGCACTTCAAGCAACTCAGCTGTTTATTATTATGCTCAAAGCATAGTTGAAAATAAAGATAAAATTTTAAGAATAGGCATGACAACACAAAATGAGCTTTTAATAGCAAATGTAAAGGACGCTATCATCGTACCAAGCATCGGCATCAAAAAAGATGAAAACGGCACTTTTGTCTATATTTTAAAAGACGGCAAAGCGGTAAAAACAGCGGTCAAAACTGGCATAAAAGACAACCTTGATACGCAGATCATTAGCGGCGTGAAAGATGGCGACGAGATCATCACATCACAAGGCTCAGCAAGCGAGATAGCCAAGATGATCGAAAAAGAAAATAAGAAGTTTTAA